Proteins encoded together in one Bactrocera neohumeralis isolate Rockhampton chromosome 4, APGP_CSIRO_Bneo_wtdbg2-racon-allhic-juicebox.fasta_v2, whole genome shotgun sequence window:
- the LOC126756981 gene encoding periodic tryptophan protein 1 homolog: MEETDGPQEASIDFVPALCFVPRGVAKERPEKIVLTQSELARIIEDTKSTLAEDGEDDDDDDEDIDHEDDMEIDDEAAASAGNRNPDDEFGFDNYDAEGTSKTADIASVVDANEQLPDEDNDSEAEDEIIKPTDNLILVGHVQDDAASMEVWVFNEEEESLYTHHDFILPSFPLCIEWLNHDPGSDKPGNMCAIGCMDPVITIWDLDIQDSMEPTFKLGSKGSRKKHKEPYGHTDAVLDLSWNRHFEHILASGSVDQTLILWDLDEGQPHTTITAFEEKVQSLEFHPDEAQSILAGSADGIVRLFDCRNADTVDSDYVKWKIPGEVEKVLWNPTDTNHFVVGTNDGSLHYADRRQPNQLLWSIKGHEEEISGVCFNKDVANLLTSTSTDGMLKVWDFNASAIKEVYSHDFQMGRLQCMKQSPEDPFTLALGGEKPPRCRIYNIKNFEVVRKVFKIAEVLQ; encoded by the coding sequence ATGGAGGAGACGGACGGACCTCAAGAGGCCAGCATTGATTTTGTGCCCGCACTTTGCTTTGTGCCACGCGGCGTCGCTAAGGAACGGCCAGAAAAAATTGTGCTAACACAGTCGGAGCTGGCGCGTATCATTGAAGACACAAAGAGTACGCTCGCAGAAGATGGtgaggatgatgacgatgatgatgaagaTATTGATCACGAGGACGATATGGAGATAGATGATGAAGCAGCAGCTAGCGCTGGCAATCGTAATCCGGACGATGAATTTGGTTTCGATAACTATGACGCGGAAGGCACTTCAAAAACAGCTGATATTGCTTCTGTAGTTGATGCCAACGAGCAGCTGCCAGATGAAGATAATGATTCCGAAGCAGAAGATGAAATCATAAAACCCACTGACAATTTAATATTGGTCGGACACGTGCAGGACGATGCTGCTTCCATGGAGGTGTGGGTGTTTAATGAAGAGGAGGAGTCTTTATATACACATCACGATTTTATACTTCCTAGCTTTCCACTATGCATAGAGTGGTTGAATCATGATCCTGGTAGTGATAAACCAGGAAACATGTGCGCTATTGGTTGTATGGATCCAGTAATCACCATTTGGGATTTAGATATACAGGATTCAATGGAACCTACATTTAAATTGGGTTCAAAGGGTAGTCGTAAGAAGCACAAAGAACCCTATGGACACACCGACGCAGTTTTGGATCTTTCATGGAATCGTCATTTTGAGCATATACTCGCCAGTGGTTCTGTAGATCAGACACTTATATTATGGGATTTAGATGAAGGCCAACCGCACACTACTATAACGGCGTTTGAAGAAAAAGTTCAATCGTTGGAGTTTCATCCAGATGAAGCGCAAAGTATTCTAGCCGGTAGTGCAGATGGTATTGTGCGTTTATTCGATTGCCGCAATGCTGATACGGTAGATAGTGACTATGTGAAATGGAAAATACCCGGTGAGGTGGAAAAAGTGTTGTGGAACCCAACTGATACCAatcattttgttgttggtacCAATGACGGCAGTCTACATTACGCTGACAGGAGACAACCTAATCAACTGCTGTGGTCAATTAAAGGACATGAAGAAGAAATTTCCGGTGTGTGCTTCAATAAGGATGTGGCGAATTTGTTGACATCGACATCCACGGATGGTATGCTGAAAGTGTGGGATTTCAATGCCAGCGCTATCAAAGAAGTGTATTCTCATGATTTCCAAATGGGTCGCTTACAATGTATGAAGCAAAGTCCCGAAGATCCATTTACTCTGGCGCTTGGCGGTGAAAAACCGCCGCGCTGtcgcatttataatataaagaatttcgaaGTTGTGAGAAAAGTTTTTAAGATTGCTGAAGTACTGCAATAA
- the LOC126755871 gene encoding U7 snRNA-associated Sm-like protein LSm11: KYLNKKLKISEAKDKTAKNEEKTPEEAPTDAKPAEDISASSADSALDITSERFDPLRALYAPEYRISEKQPKVLYQNLAAFESAFKRFGIMNLNKRNNTVVNKNPQKKEDAMSAKPGSSKERQVIAEEAQQRRFQAHQMPVKGRARKQKDTHNILSYIDGVTGPMLALRQSMKEQRRVRVMVRREHGIRGSLEGVLVWFDKFWNLWLRDVHEVCQRRKYGYSENKMCGVPQDCTWRLQELGIELPKQEVKSINRKNVEIRRHLQQLFVRGEQVALVILLPTNKNTTSLQMET; encoded by the coding sequence aagtatttaaataaaaaactcaaaattagcGAGGCAAAGGATAAAACCGCAAAGAATGAGGAGAAAACGCCTGAAGAAGCACCAACTGACGCTAAACCAGCAGAAGATATTTCTGCAAGCTCTGCGGACAGCGCACTGGATATAACCAGCGAAAGATTTGATCCATTACGCGCACTCTATGCGCCTGAGTACCGCATCAGTGAGAAACAGCCTAAAGTGTTATACCAAAATCTTGCAGCTTTTGAAAGTGCATTTAAACGTTTCGGCATTATGAATCTGAACAAACGTAATAACACAGTCGTGAataaaaatccacaaaaaaaggAAGATGCGATGAGTGCTAAACCTGGCAGCTCAAAGGAACGCCAGGTCATAGCTGAGGAGGCACAGCAACGCCGTTTCCAGGCACATCAAATGCCTGTAAAAGGTAGAGCACGCAAGCAGAAGGATACACACAATATTTTATCATATATTGATGGCGTTACTGGTCCAATGTTAGCATTAAGACAGTCCATGAAAGAACAGCGACGTGTACGCGTTATGGTGCGACGTGAGCATGGTATTCGTGGTAGTTTAGAGGGTGTGCTAGTATGGTTTGATAAATTCTGGAATTTGTGGTTACGCGATGTGCATGAAGTTTGTCAGCGTCGTAAATATGGATatagtgaaaataaaatgtgtggCGTGCCGCAGGATTGCACATGGAGATTACAGGAGCTTGGCATTGAATTGCCAAAGCAAGAAGTGAAGAgtattaatagaaaaaatgtgGAAATCCGTAGGCACCTACAACAGCTATTTGTGCGTGGCGAACAAGTCGCACTTGTAATATTACTGCCAACCAACAAAAACACTACGTCATTGCAAATGGAAACATGa